In the genome of Deinococcus deserti VCD115, one region contains:
- a CDS encoding RraA family protein has protein sequence MTAVIDGLRALLPSGDLTCVVSDALDRGWALSGAFRPVWSGACCAGEAVTVRTFGTDLSAVFDAISVAEPGSVLVIDSHGITGAAFWGERTTRAALARRLAGAVIDGGCRDVTAVRQLGFPVFSTAITPNAGLPGGRGAVNVPIQAGGIPVSPGDVVVADENGVVIVPQHLAPGTLERVRVLLAAEQQVFAQADRGMAVPPESTEKGMV, from the coding sequence ATGACAGCCGTGATAGACGGCCTGCGGGCCCTGCTGCCTTCCGGTGACCTGACATGTGTCGTGAGCGACGCCCTGGACCGTGGCTGGGCCCTCAGCGGCGCCTTCCGCCCCGTCTGGTCCGGTGCCTGCTGCGCCGGGGAAGCGGTCACCGTACGCACGTTCGGAACGGATCTCAGCGCCGTGTTCGACGCCATCTCTGTCGCCGAACCAGGGAGTGTCCTGGTGATCGACTCGCATGGCATCACAGGCGCCGCCTTCTGGGGGGAGCGCACGACCCGCGCCGCACTCGCCCGCCGCCTCGCTGGAGCCGTGATAGACGGGGGGTGCCGGGACGTGACGGCTGTACGTCAGCTGGGCTTTCCAGTATTCAGTACGGCCATCACGCCCAACGCAGGGTTGCCGGGAGGACGCGGCGCCGTCAACGTTCCCATTCAGGCTGGAGGCATTCCCGTGTCACCAGGAGATGTCGTCGTGGCTGACGAGAACGGAGTTGTGATCGTGCCGCAGCATCTCGCACCCGGCACACTCGAGCGCGTGCGGGTTCTGCTCGCTGCGGAGCAGCAGGTCTTTGCTCAGGCTGACCGGGGCATGGCTGTGCCACCGGAAAGCACAGAAAAAGGGATGGTTTAA